Proteins from a single region of Heterodontus francisci isolate sHetFra1 chromosome 27, sHetFra1.hap1, whole genome shotgun sequence:
- the rassf8b gene encoding ras association domain-containing protein 8b: MMELKVWVDGVQRIVCGVTEVTTCQEVVIALAQAIGRTGRYTLIEKWRETERHLAPHENPLVALNKWGQYASDVQLILRRTGPSLSERPTSDSVGRVPERTLYRQSLPPLAKLRPQNDRSLKRKEPKRKSLTFTGGPKGFIDIFGKGKESDIKHQVLNSRSTVEELKKLVLLQKEKLHTLERQLESNKVEMKYWEGKANFRFEEEILRLGQRIKKNEIEIEEEEFWENEWQIEQENEKQLMEQLEEVKLRIMECEEKLKDYMWKIQKIENGIEAEKLQQELRGAQVNEAEVTGNLIKIKNDIELKCQHSTRLQNSLRAVERTLGQANKKLQEKELELEQLTKELRQVNLQQFIQQTGTKVTVLPAEPTDEELPQSQEKVSLTPTGSLKWPSSARQLPSNLRLLQNPLISGFNPEGIYV; encoded by the exons ATGATGGAGCTGAAGGTATGGGTGGATGGAGTCCAGCGCATTGTGTGTGGTGTCACAGAAGTTACAACCTGCCAAGAGGTCGTCATTGCCCTTGCTCAAGCCATAG GAAGAACTGGTCGCTACACACTTATCGAAAAATGGAGGGAAACTGAGCGGCATCTAGCACCCCACGAGAATCCGCTCGTTGCCCTGAATAAATGGGGTCAGTATGCCAGTGACGTGCAGTTAATACTACGTCGTACAGGCCCTTCACTGAGCGAGCGACCCACTTCGGACAGTGTTGGTCGTGTGCCAGAAAGAACTTTATATAGACAGAGCCTTCCGCCACTGGCTAAACTGAGGCCCCAAAATGACAGATCATTAAAAAGGAAAGAACCGAAAAGAAAATCCTTGACTTTCACAGGAGGCCCTAAAGGGTTCATTGACATTTTTGGAAAAGGTAAGGAATCAGATATCAAGCACCAAGTTCTCAACTCCAGAAGCACAGTCGAAGAGTTGAAGAAACTGGTTCTTCTGCAAAAAGAGAAGCTTCACACTCTGGAGAGGCAACTGGAATCTAACAAGGTGGAAATGAAATACTGGGAGGGGAAGGCAAACTTCAGATTCGAAGAAGAAattctgaggttgggacaaagaATCAAAAAGAATGAAATTGAGATTGAGGAAGAAGAATTTTGGGAGAATGAGTGGCAGATCGAGCAGGAAAATGAAAAGCAGCTTATGGAGCAGCTCGAGGAGGTAAAACTGAGGATCATGGAATGTGAGGAGAAGTTAAAGGACTATATGTGGAAAATTCAGAAGATAGAGAACGGCATCGAAGCTGAGAAGCTTCAGCAGGAGTTACGAGGAGCTCAAGTCAATGAGGCAGAAGTTACAGGGAATCTTATCAAAATCAAAAACGATATCGAGCTCAAGTGCCAACATAGTACAAGACTGCAGAACAGCCTGAGAGCTGTGGAAAGGACTTTAGGACAAGCCAATAAAAAGCTTCAG GAGAAAGAACTGGAGCTGGAGCAGCTGACCAAGGAGTTAAGGCAAGTGAATCTCCAACAGTTCATCCAACAGACAGGAACTAAGGTCACGGTGCTGCCTGCTGAACCTACTGATGAGGAGCTGCCTCAATCCCAAGAGAAAG TGTCACTGACTCCAACAGGTTCGCTGAAATGGCCCAGTTCAGCACGGCAGCTGCCCAGCAATTTGAGACTTCTTCAGAACCCGCTGATTTCAGGCTTTAACCCAGAGGGCATCTATGTATAA